The following proteins are co-located in the Prionailurus viverrinus isolate Anna chromosome A1, UM_Priviv_1.0, whole genome shotgun sequence genome:
- the CDKN2AIPNL gene encoding CDKN2AIP N-terminal-like protein: MVGGEAAAAVAELVSGVRQAADFAEQFRSYSESEKQWKARMEFILRHLPDYRDPPDGGGRLDQLLSLSMVWANHLFLGCSYNKDLLDKVMEMADGIEVEDLPQFTTRSELMKKHQS, from the exons ATGGTCGGTGGCGAGGCGGCTGCCGCGGTGGCGGAGCTGGTTTCGGGGGTGCGGCAGGCGGCTGACTTCGCGGAGCAGTTCCGCTCCTACTCGGAGAGCGAGAAGCAATGGAAGGCTCGCATGGAATTCATCCTGCGCCACTTGCCCGACTACCGCGACCCGCCAGATGGCGGTGGCCGCCTGGACCAGCTGCTGTCCCTCTCCATGGTGTGGGCCAACCACCTCTTCCTGGGTTGCAG TTACAACAAAGACCTTTTAGACAAAGTGATGGAAATGGCTGATGGGATTGAAGTGGAAGACCTGCCACAGTTTACTACCAGAAGTGAATTAATGAAAAAG